The Streptomyces sp. NBC_01268 genome segment CTGGAGGGGCTCGCCGTCGCCACCAAGGAGGAGCAGCCGATAGCCGGCCGCCTGGCCACCGACGGCTCCCTCGCCTTCAAGGACGAGGTCGCCGACGAGACCCACCCGGTCGTCGAGCGGGTCCTGGCCGCCGGCGGCATCGTGCACGCCCGCACCACCACGCCGGAGTTCAGCAGCGCCGCCTTCACGCAGTCCCGGCTGTGGGGCGTCACCCGCAACCCGTGGAACCCGGCCTACTCGCCGGGCGGCTCCTCGGGCGGTGCGGGCGCGGCCCTCGCGGCGGGCGAGACGACCCTCGCGACCGGCTCCGACATCGGCGGTTCGATCCGCATCCCCGCCTCGTCCACCGGCACGGTCGGCTTCAAGCCCCCGTACGGGCGGGTGCCGGCCATGGCTCCGTTCAACCTCGACACCTACTGCCACGACGGCCCGATGGCCCGCACCGTCGCCGACTGCGCCCTGCTGCAGAACGTCATCGCCGGACCGCACCCGCTGGACGCGGTCTCGCTGCGCCCCAAGCTGGTGCTGCCGGACCGGTTCGAGGGTGCCGCGGGGCTGCGGGTCGCGCTCTCCGTCGGCCTCGGCGACTGGCCGGTCGACCCCGAGGTCGAGGCCAACACCCGGGCCGTCGCCGACGCGCTGCGCGCCGCCGGCGCGGTCGTCGAGGAGGTCGCGGTCCCGGTCACCCGGGCCCAGGTCCGCAAGGCGGCGATGATCCACTTCGGCTCGGTCTTCGGCCCGTACGTGGCCTCCGTCGCCGCCGAGCACGGCGACCTGCTCACCCCGTACGCGCGCGCCTTCGCCGAGGACACCGCCGCGTACGTGGCCGAGCCCGGCAGCTTCCTGGAGGGGCTGGTCGTGGAGGGCGAGGTGCAGGCCGCGCTCGGCACCCTGCTCGACCGGTACGACGTCCTGCTCTGCCCGACCCTCGCCATCCCGGCCTACGCCGCCGACGACGACTACACCTCGACCGAGGTCGTCGTCGACGGCGTGACCCTCGACCACTACATGGACGCGGCCCTGACCACGGTGTTCAACATCGCGAGCCGCTGCCCGGTGCTGAGCGTGCCGTCCGGCTTCGCCTCCAGCGGGGTGCCGACCGGGGTGCAGATCGTCGGCCGCACCTACGAGGACACGACGGTGTTCCGTGCCGCCGCCGCGATCGAGGCCGTCCGCCCGTGGACCGGCATCCCGACGCTCTGACGCAACCCCGAGGCCGCTCCGCCGAGTTGAGGTAGGTTCGCCGCATGACCGCACCGACCGGACCGACCGCACCCGCCTGGCCGCCGCCCGCCCCGATACGCACCGCCCGGCTCGCGCTCCGCGCGTCCGAGGCCCGGGACCGGGCGGCGTTCGTCGAACTGTTCTCCTCACCGGACGTGGGCGCCCACACCGGCGGCGCCCGCCCGCGCGAGGAGCTCGAACGCGCGATGCCCGAGGTCCCCGGGCAGCGCCCCGGCTGCTTCGTCGTCGACCTCGACGGCACGATGATCGGCCTGGTCACCCTCGACCCGCGCACCGTGGACCGCCCGGCCCCCGGCAAGACCGAACTCGGCTACCTCTTCCTGCCGCGGGCCTGGGGCCGGGGCTACGCCGCCGAGGCCTGCGCGGCCGCCCTCGACTGGTTCACCACCGGCCACCCCGGCGAACCCGTCCTGCTCGTCACCCGGATCGCCAACACCCGCGCCCTGCGGCTCGCGGAGAAGCTGGGCTTCACCGAGGTGGAGCGCTTCGAGGCGTACGGGGCGGAGCAGTGGCTGGGGGCGCGCTGAGCGCGCGCCGGCGCACCTTCATGGAGAAACGGTGCGGGATCCGACCCGGCGACGTGGGGTCCGGCGGGAGATGAGAGGGTCGGGCGGGTGAGTGAGACAGCGACGAACACCCTGCAATACCGATCCGACGGCCCCGAAGACGCCCCGGTCCTGGTCCTGGGCCCCTCCTTGGGCACCACGTGGCACATGTGGGACCGGCAGATACCGGAGCTCACCCGCGAATGGCGGGTCGTCCGCTTCGACCTGCCGGGCCACGGCGGCGCACCCGTGCAACCCGCCGGGTCGGTGGCCGAGCTCGGGGACCGGGTGCTCGCCACGCTCGACGAGCTGGGCATCCAGCGGTTCGGGTACGCGGGCTGCGCGCTCGGCGGTGCCATCGGGCTCGACCTGGCGTTGCGGGCCCCGCACCGGGTGGCCTCCCTCGCCCTGGTCGCCACCTCGCCCCGCTTCGGCACCCCCGACGAGTTCCGCCAGCGCGGGGTGATCGTGCGGACCAACGGTCTGGAGCCGATCGCCCGCACCGCGCCCGAGCAGTGGTTCACCCCGGCCTTCGCCGCCGCCCAGCCCGCCATCGTCGACTGGGCCGTGCAGATGGTCCGCACCACCGACCCCGGCTGCTACGTCGCCGGCTGCGAGGCGCTCGCCGTCTTCGACGTCCGCGAGGCCCTGGGCCGGATCGGGGTCCCCGCCCTGGTGCTGGTCGGCGCCGACGACCAGGTCACCGGCCCGGCCGAGGCCCGTACGCTCGTCGCCGGGATCGCCGACGCGCCACTGGCCGTCGTCCCGGGCGCCTCCCACCTCGCGCCCGTCGAGCAGCCGGCCGCCGTCACCGAACTGCTCGTCGGGCACTTCGCCGGCCTCGCCTCGGACACCGGCTCCCTCACCGCCCCGCCGGTGCCGCCGGTCCCCGCCCCCGTCGTCGCCGGGGAGCCGGCCCCGGCCGCGCCCGCCGAGGACGAGGAGTCGCCGCGCCCGGACCCGTACGAGCACGGGCTCAAGCTGCGCCGGGAGGTCCTCGGCGACGCCCACGTCGACGAGGCCCTGGCCGACGGGTTCGGCACCGACTTCCAGCGCCTGGTCACCCGCTTCGCCTGGGGCGAGGTGTGGAGCCGCGACGGCCTCGACCGGCGCACCCGCAGCGCCGTGACCCTCGCCGCGCTGATCGCCGGCGGCCACCACGACGCCCTCGCCGACCACACCCGGGCCGCCCTGCGCAACGGGCTCACCCCGGACGAGATCCGCGAGGTCCTGCTGCAGACCGCCGTCTACTGCGGACTGCCCGCGGCCGAGAGCGCGCTGCGGGTGGTCGGGCGGGTCGTCAAGGAGGACACCACGCCGCAGGCCTGATCGGCCCGGGGTGTCTTCGGCCATGCGGGCCGGACCCGGCGGGAAGGGGCGGACACGCCCTAGGGTGGGTGCCGTGAAGCTGACGAAGAACACGCACGCCTGTGTCCGGCTGGAGAAGGACGGGCGGTCGCTCGTCATCGATCCCGGCGCGTTCACCGAGCAGGACGCCGCGCTCGGCGCGGACGTCCTGCTCGTCACCCACGAGCACCCCGACCACTACGACGAGGGGCGGCTGCGGGCCGCCCTGGAGGCGAACCCGGCCGCCGAGCTGTGGACGCTGCGCAGCGTCGCCGAGCAGCTGGCGGCGGCGTTCCCCGGCCGGGTCCGCACCGTCGGGCACGGCGACACCTTCACCGCGGCCGGCTTCGACGTCCAGGTCCACGGCGAGCTGCACGCCGTGATCCACCCGGACATCCCGCGGATCACCAACGTCGGCTATCTGATCGACGGGTCCGTCTTCCACCCCGGCGACGCCCTCACCGTCCCCGACCACCCGGTGGAGACCCTGCTGCTCCCGGTGATGGCCCCCTGGAGCAAGATCTCCGAGGTCATCGACTACGTGCGCGAGGTCAAGCCGCGGCGCGCCTACGACGTCCACGACGCCCTGCTCACCGACCTCGCCCGGCCGATCTACGACCGCCAGATCGGCGCCCTCGGCGGCACCGACCACGGGCGGCTCGCTCCGGGGGCCTCCGCCGAGCTGTGAGCCGGCTCCCGGTGACTGTCACAGGGCGCGGCTAGGCTTGCGCTCATGCGCATCGCCACCTGGAACGTCAATTCGATCACGGCCCGACTGCCCCGGCTCCTGGCCTGGCTGGAGAGCACCGGCACCGACGTGCTGTGCATCCAGGAGACCAAGTGCACCGCCGAACAGTTCCCCACCGAGGAGCTCCGCGCGCTGGGCTACGAGTCGGTCGTCAACGCCACCGGCCGGTGGAACGGGGTCGCCCTGGTCTCCCGGGTGGGCCTGGAGGACGTCGTCACCGGGCTGCCCGGCGGCCCCGACTACGACGGCGTGCAGGAGCCCCGGGCCATCTCCGCCACCTGCGGCGGCGTCCGCGTCTGGTCGGTCTACGTGCCGAACGGGCGGGAGGTGGACCACGAGCACTACGCGTACAAGCTGCGCTGGCTGGAGGCGCTCAAGGCCGCCGTCGCCGACGACGCGGCGGGCGAGCGCCCCTTCGCGGTGCTCGGCGACTACAACATCGCCCCCACCGACGAGGACGTCTGGGACATCGCCGAGTTCGAGGGCGCGACCCACGTCACCGCGCCGGAGCGGGCCGCGCTCGCCGGACTGCGCGAGACCGGGCTCGGCGACGTCGTGCCCCGCCCGCTGAAGTACGCCCACCCGTACACGTACTGGGACTACCGCCAGCTGCGCTTCCCGAAGAACAAGGGCATGCGCATCGACCTGGTCTACGGCAACAAGCCCTTCGCCGAGGCCGTCAAGGACAGCTACGTCGACCGCGAGGAGCGCAAGGGCAAGGGCGCCTCCGACCACGCCCCGGTCGTCGTCGACCTCGACGTGTGACCGACGGCGCCCCTCCCCGGCCGGCGGGTGCCGGCCGGGCCGTCCGCTCCCGATGATCTCCGCGCGCCGGGTGGTGCCCCGGGAGGGTGCGGTGCGACGCTGTTCGGATGAACATTCCTTTCCTGGACAACTGGCGCAAGAAGCATGATGCGGGACGTTCCCCTCTGGTCTCGGCCTTCGACCGGGACCCGGAGGGGGCCGCCGAACTGCTCGCCGAGTGCGAGCTGCTGCGCGCCCGTGCCCAGGAGGCCGGAGTGGTGCTCGACGACACGCCCCGCTCGCTGGCGGCGCTCGACCAGCTCCCGCCGCGCTGGCGGGACGACCCCGAGGAGCTGCCCTGGATCGGCAACGACGCGGGGCTCTATCTGGGCACGGTCATCGTGCGCACGGTCGCCGCGGCCGGCTGGCGGCTGCGCCCCGACGGACAGCCCGTCGTGCTGCTGCCCTCCGGCCGCGAGGTCAACGTGGTCGAGGCCGGGCTCGACTGGGCCGCCACCGGGACCCCCGAGCTCTCCCAGGTCTACGCGGAATCGGCGGAGTACTGACGGTCCCGCCGGTCCTTCCGCAGTAAATACGGCTTATCGCGCTTATCCCGCTTTCATGCGTGTCGGCGGTGAAGTCCCTTTCCGAGCTGGATAGTTTGCGCTGACCTCGACACCAGCCGAGAGACACAGGGGCAGGGCAGCGTATGGGCGTCGTCGATGAACCGTTGATCGAGCTGCGTGGCGTCAACAAGCACTACGGCACCCTGCACGTCCTGCAGGACATCGATCTCACCGTCGGCCGCGGCGAAGTGGTCGTCGTCATCGGCCCCTCCGGCTCCGGCAAGTCGACCCTCTGCCGGGCCATGAACCGCCTGGAGGCCGTGGAGGCGGGCGAGATCCTCATCGAGGGGAAGGCGCTGCCCGAGGAGGGCCGGGAGCTCGCCCGGCTGCGCGCCGAGGTCGGCATGGTCTTCCAGTCCTTCAACCTCTTCGCCCACAAGACCGTCCTGGCCAACGTCTCCCTCGCGCAGATCAAGGTCCGCAAGCGCAAGCGGGACGAGGCGGACCGGCGCTCGCGCGAGCTCCTCGAACGGGTCGGACTCGCCGCGCACGCCGACAAGTTCCCCGCCCAGCTCTCCGGCGGCCAGCAGCAGCGCGTGGCCATCGCCCGAGCCCTGGCCATGGACCCCAAGGCGCTGCTCTTCGACGAGCCGACCTCCGCCCTCGACCCGGAGATGATCAACGAGGTCCTGGAGGTCATGCAGCAGCTGGCCCAGGAGGGCATGACGATGGTGGTCGTGACCCACGAGATGGGCTTCGCGCGCTCCGCCGCCAACCGCGTGGTCTTCATGGCCGACGGGAGGATCGTGGAGGACCGCGCCCCCGAGGACTTCTTCACCGCCCCGCGCAGCGAGCGCGCCAAGGACTTCCTGTCCAAGATCCTCAAGCACTGACCGGACCGGGAGCCATGCAGCGTACGAAACGAACCCTCGCCGCGCTCGCCCTGCTGCTCGCCGCGCTCGGCGCCGCCACGGGCTGCGGCAGGGAGGGCAGCCCGCCGGTCAAGGGCCCCCAGCCCGGCCAACTCCCCGTCTACCAGGTGCAGTCGGGCTTCACCCTGCCCGCCTCGCCGACCTGGGAGCGGGCGAAGAAGCGCGGCCACCTGGTGGTCGGCGTCAAGGAGGACCAGCCCTACATGGGCGAGAAGGACCCCGCCACCGGCACCTACTCGGGCTTCGACATCGAGATCGCCCGCATGATGTCCGCCTCGCTCGGCTTCGACCCGGCGACCATCCGGTTCCGCACCATCGCCTCGGCCAACCGCGAGACCGCCCTGCAGAACGGCCAGATCGACTACTACGTCGGCACCTACACCATCAACGACAACCGCAAGAAGCTGGTCGGCTTCGCCGGCCCCTACTACATGGCCGGCCAGTCGCTCCTCGTGCGCACCGACGAGAACGACATCCACGGGCCGCAGGACCTCGACGGCAAGCGGGTCTGCTCGGCCGCCGGATCGACCCCGTACCAGCGCATCCAGAGGGAGTACCCGAAGGCCGAACTCGTCGCGTACGACACCTACTCGGTCTGCGTCGACAACCTGCTCACCTACCAGGTCGACGCCGTCACCACGGACGACACCATCCTCATGGGGTACGCGGCCAAGGTCCCCGACGAGCTCAAGCTGGCCGGGAAACCGTTCTCGAAGGAGCCCTACGGCATCGGCGTGCCGCACGACGACAACGCGCTGCGCTTCGCCCTCGACGACGCCATCGCGGCCCACGAGAAGAACGGCGACTGGAAGAAGGCCTACGACGTGACCCTCGGCCTGTCCGGCGTGCCCGCCCCGACACCGCCCGCCATCGACCGCTACCCGGCGAGCTGAGGAAGGAGCACCGCCTCCCATGGACGTCCTGACACAGAACTTCTCGCTCTACGGCGACGGCTTCCTCGGCACCGTCGAACTCACCTTCTACGCCTCGATCCTGGCCCTCGTCCTCGGCTTCCTGATGGCCTCGTTCAGGGTCGCGCCCGTGGGCTCCTTCCGGGTCTTCGGCACCGTGTGGGTGACCATCCTGCGCAACACGCCGCTCACCCTGCTGTTCTTCGCGGTCATGCTGGGGCTGCCCCGGTTCGGAATCGTGCTGCCCTTCAAGCTGTTCGCGATCCTCGCCCTCGGCTGCTACACCTCGGCCTTCATCTGCGAGGTGCTGCGCTCCGGCATCAACACCGTTCCCCTCGGGCAGGGCGAGGCCGCCCGCAGCCTCGGCATGACCTTCGGGCAGACCCTCGGCGCCGTCGTGCTGCCGCAGGCCTTCCGCTCGGTCATCCCGCCGATCGGCTCCACCCTCATCGCCCTCGCCAAGAACTCGGCCATCGCCGGGGCGTTCAGCGTCACCGAACTCCTCGGCACGTACAAGACCCTGAGCGAGCTCGGCTACAACATCGTCTGGACCTTCGTCTGGATCGCCGTCGGCTACCTCATCATCACCCTCGCCATCAGCGCGCTCTTCCACTTCCTGGAGAAGCGCTGGGGAGTCGCCCGATGACCACCGCCACCGCCGCCTCCACCGCGCTCTACGACATCCCGGGCCCCCGCACCCGCAGGCGCCACCTGATCTACGGGCTCGTCTCGACCGTCGTCATCCTGGGGCTCGCCGCCTGGATCCTCTATCTCCTCTTCGACACCGACCAGTTCACCGCCACCAAATGGGCGCCCTTCACGTACAAGGGCATCCAGGAGCTGCTGCTGCGCGGCCTCGGCAACACCCTCAAGGCCTTCGCGTACGCCTCGGTGCTCTCGCTCGCGCTGGGCGCGGTGCTCGCCACCGGGCGGCTCTCCGAGCGCCGGGTCTTCCGCTGGACCTGCACGGTGCTCGTGGAGTTCTTCCGGGCCATGCCGGTGCTGGTGATGATCTTCTTCATCTTCGTGGCCCTCAAGGTCCAGCCGCTGCCCGCGCTGGTGGCCGGCCTCGCCCTGTACAACGGCTCGGTGCTCGCCGAGGTCTTCCGCACCGGCATCCACGCGGTGGCCCGCGGCCAGCGGGAGGCGGCGTACGCGCTCGGCATGCGCAAGACGCAGGTGATGACCTACGTCCTGGCGCCGCAGGCGCTGCGGGCCATGCTGCCCGCCATCATCAGCCAGCTGGTGGTGGCGCTGAAGGACACCTCGCTCGGCTACCTCATCACCTACGAGGAGTTCCTGCACGCCGGCAAGCTGATCGCGTCCAACCTCGACTACGACCTGCCGTTCATCCCCGTCGTGATGGTGATCTCACCCCTCTACATCGGGATGTGCATGCTGCTCTCCTGGTTCGCCACCTGGGTGGCCAGGCGAGAGCGGCGCGACCCGCGGACCAGGGCCGTGGACGTCGCCCCCGCCGAGCCGGTCACGGTGCTGCCGGGCCGGGAGTAACCCGCCCCGCACGGGCCCTGCCCGCCCGGCAGCAGCCGGTGATCACTCCGCCCGAAGCGGTACCGACACGTACGAGGGGTCGGCCGCGGGGGAGGAGAAGGTCAGCTGCGCGCCGGTCGGGTTGTGCTCGATGTACAGCGGGTCGACGGTGTCGACGACCAGGGCGAGCCGGTGTCCGGCGGGGACGTCGTACGCGGTGGAGAACAGGTCCAGGTCGACCGGGAAGGCCTTCCCCGGGGTCCGGTCGTGGAAGGTGTACGGGGCGTTGGTCACCAGCTTGCCGACGCCGAGCGGACCGACGTCGTAGAGGTACGCGACGAAGGTGCCGCTCTCCGCGGTCGGGGTGACCGTGGTGTGCAGCCGGGCCGTGCCGCGCACCCGCTGCGCGGTGGCGTACCGCTCGGACTGCCAGACGCCGGCGAAGGCGCGGGGGAGCAGCGGGATCGACGCGACCGGGGGTGCCTGGAAGAACTGGTCGAGCAGGTTGGAGAGCATGACGATGCCGCCGTTGGCACCGGAGTCCACGTTGGCCCAGACGTGTTCGGAGTCGGCGAGCGCGAACTTCCGCCGGTTCGCGTTGACCGACTTCCAGTCCGCGTACCCCTCGTAGCCCGCGTCGGAGCGCGGCTTGAGCTGGACGGGCCGCTCGCGGTCGATGCCGTTGTCGGCGCCCTTGAGGTAGTGGTCGAACCAGCGGTGTGCGTTGGTCCAGGTGTCGTTGGGCAGCCCGAGCAGGCCGGTGGCCTCGGCGGTGGCGTGGTCGCCGGGGCGGAACTCCAGCCGCTTGGGTCCGCTGAGCTTCTCGTAGAAGCTCGCGAACTGGTTGGGCGGGAAGATCGTGTCTCCCCAGGCGTTGCCGAGCATGAGGGCCGGGCGGTTGGCGTTGAGTGCGTTGAGGTAGGTGGCGGCGGAGCGCTCGCGCCCCCAGGCGATCATCTCGTCCTCCTTGTCCAGGTTGGACGAGAGGAAGTCGCCCAGGATCGCCTGGAGTTCGGGGCCGGGGCGGCCGGTGAGGTAGCCGGCGCCGCCGAGCAGGGCGGCGGCCTGGAGGTGCTGGGTGCGCCCGCTGTAGATGGAGTCGATGAGGTCCGCCCAGCCGCTGAGCGCGGCGACGGCCTTGATCCGCTTGTCGTGCGCGGCGGCGAGCAGGCTGATGCCGGCGCCGTAGGAGACGCCGGCCATGCCGACCCTGGCGGGGTCCGCGGGGGTGTTCGCCAGGGCCCAGTCGATGACGAGGGAGGCGTCGGCGATGTCCTTGGGGCCCGCGGTCTCGATCTCGCCGCCGGACTGCCAGAAGCCGCGCGAGTTGTAACCGACCACGACGTAGCCGGAGTCGGCCAGCTTCTTGGCCTGGGCGAGGTACTCGATCTGGGGCATGGCCCAGCTGGTGGGGAGCACGATCACCGGGTAGCGGGCCGAACCGTCGGCTCCGGCCGGGGTGACGACGTTGGCCTTGAGGACGGTCCCGCCGTCCCCGGCGATGTCGACGAAGCGGAGGGAAGCGTCGGTTCCGGCGGCCTGGGCGGCGGGGGCGAGCCCGAGGGCCGTCCCGGCGACGAGGGCGGCCGAGACGGCGAAGGCCAGGGCTGTGCGCACGGGTCACTCCTCACTGGTTCACTGAATGGGGGGCAGTGAAAGTGACCCGACGGTAACCTCGGCGGCTTACTCAAGGTAACTGGTCGGTAAGTTACGCGAGGGTAACGATTGTTGAGGCGTCTACATCACCGCAGCGCGCTCTTGCCCTGCCAGTCGGCCCACGAGAGGTTCCACTCGCCGTAGCCGTTGTTCAGCGCCTGCGTCCCCTTGGCGTCGGAGCCCGTGATCTCGAACGGGTCGCCCACCTGTACCTGGTCGTACACGGCCTTCGCGTCGGCGTCGCTCATCCCGACGCAGCCCGAGCTGTGGTTGGCGCGCCCGAAGTAGGCCGCGTTCCACGGAGCCGCGTGCGCGTACATGCCCGACCAGGTCAGCCGCATCGAGTAGTCGACCATCTTGTCGTACGCGTCCCCGAGCCCGACCGTCTCGGAACGCATGTTGATCGTCCCCTCCTTGGCCATCAGCACCGTCCTGCCGCGCCAGGACGCCTTCTCGCCGCCCGGCGTGCCGGCCGACATCGGCAGGTTCGCCACCTGCTGCCCGTCGCGCAGCAGCCGCAGCCGGTGGGAGTCCAGGTCGACCTTCACGACCTGGCTGCGACCGATGGTGAAGGTGGTCGTGTAGTCGCGCACGAACCAGCCGCCGGCGCCCGAGTCGATCCCGTTCAGGTCCGCGTCCAGGGTGACCTTCGTCCCGGACTTCCAGTACTCCTCGGGGCGCCAGTCGACCCGGTCCTTGCCCGACCAGTCCTGCATCCACCCCCAGGAGCCGACGGTGCCGTTCGAGGTGGTCACCTTCAACTGCCGCTCCACCTCGGCCTTGTTCTTCACCGGGTGGTCGAACACGATCGACAGCGGCTGCGCGATGCCGACCGTGGTGTTCTTCCCGGGGGCCAGGGTCAGCTTGTTCACCTTGTCGGCCGCCGCGGTGGTGAACGAGGCCGTCGCGGTGCCGCCGTCGGCGACCCGCGCCTCCACCGAGTACGCGGTCCCCGGCGCCGCCCGCCGCTCGGACGTCCAGCTCGCCCCGTCGGCGGTGACCTTCCCGGCCAGGTTCCCGCCCCGGGAGTCCGTCACCGTGACCTGCTGGAGCCGCTGCCCCTCGGAGGCCCGCACCACGACGGGCGCGCCGGGCGCCGCCTGGGTGCCGGCCAGGTTCACCGAGACGCGCACCGGCGGCTTTTCCTCCGCGGAGTCGCCCGCCCCGCCCTTCCCGCCGGACCCACCGGAACAGGCCCCGAGCGTGAGGGCCAGGGCGGTGGTGGCGAGCAGGGCGGGGACGGGTATGCGGCGCACGGGAACGACCTCCGTTGACGATCTCTTACGGGGGGAGAGAGTCCCGGCGATCGGGGATGGTTCCGAAAATATGAACTATTCCGCCGATGTCGGATGTGACATGGGCGATACGGGAACATCCGGCAGCGCCAAGGCGTCCGCGAAGTCCCGCCGCGCGTCCCCGTACCGCTCCACGGCGACGAGGAACATCGCGCGATCGGCGAGCGCCCGCGCCAGGGCCGACGGGGAGCCGGGGAGCCGGCGGGCCAGCGCGATCCCCTCGTCGTACGACGGGAGCAGCGTCTCCGCCGTCCGACGGCCACGGGTCTCCCAGAGCAGCGCCCGCCGGACCGTCAGGCGCCGCTGGACGGCGAGCAGCCCCGGGAGGTCGCCGGACGCGCGCAGGGCGTCGGCCCGCCCTTCCAGGTCGGGAACCGAGGCGAACCAGGCCTCCCGGACGTCGGGCGACCAGCCGTGCCCCGAGTAGCAGCCGAACGCCGGCAGCGGGACCTCGGCCGTGGCCGCCGGCTCGTCCTCTCGCCCCGACAGGGTGAACAGCGTGATCCAGCTCGCCTGGACGTTGCTCCAGCTCACCGGCTCGCCGTCCCGGGCGAGCCGGTCCAGCAGGCCGAGCGCCTCCGCCCGGACGGAGGCCGCCTCGGCCCGCCGCCCCGCCGCCCGGAGCATCCCGGCGTACCCGTGCAGCTCCCACACCAGGACCGCCAGCGGGCCGCGGTCCGCCGCCACCCCGCGCCGGCCGTCCGCCACGAGCTGCCCGAAGACCTCCAGGGCCCGCTCCCTCCGCCCGGCCGCGTCGAGCGTGCCCGCCCACTCGATCAGGGCCCAGCCGGACACCGCGTCCTCGGCACCCCCGAGGTGCCGCTCGTGCACCTCGGCCGCCTCCGCGTGCCGCCCCTCCTCGGCCAGCACCGTGGCCCACCGCCGGAACGCCCCGTTCTCCGCCCGCTCCGCGGACACCGCGCGCCCCTCGGCGCGCCGCCCCGAGGAGAA includes the following:
- a CDS encoding alpha/beta fold hydrolase codes for the protein MRTALAFAVSAALVAGTALGLAPAAQAAGTDASLRFVDIAGDGGTVLKANVVTPAGADGSARYPVIVLPTSWAMPQIEYLAQAKKLADSGYVVVGYNSRGFWQSGGEIETAGPKDIADASLVIDWALANTPADPARVGMAGVSYGAGISLLAAAHDKRIKAVAALSGWADLIDSIYSGRTQHLQAAALLGGAGYLTGRPGPELQAILGDFLSSNLDKEDEMIAWGRERSAATYLNALNANRPALMLGNAWGDTIFPPNQFASFYEKLSGPKRLEFRPGDHATAEATGLLGLPNDTWTNAHRWFDHYLKGADNGIDRERPVQLKPRSDAGYEGYADWKSVNANRRKFALADSEHVWANVDSGANGGIVMLSNLLDQFFQAPPVASIPLLPRAFAGVWQSERYATAQRVRGTARLHTTVTPTAESGTFVAYLYDVGPLGVGKLVTNAPYTFHDRTPGKAFPVDLDLFSTAYDVPAGHRLALVVDTVDPLYIEHNPTGAQLTFSSPAADPSYVSVPLRAE
- a CDS encoding L,D-transpeptidase; this translates as MRRIPVPALLATTALALTLGACSGGSGGKGGAGDSAEEKPPVRVSVNLAGTQAAPGAPVVVRASEGQRLQQVTVTDSRGGNLAGKVTADGASWTSERRAAPGTAYSVEARVADGGTATASFTTAAADKVNKLTLAPGKNTTVGIAQPLSIVFDHPVKNKAEVERQLKVTTSNGTVGSWGWMQDWSGKDRVDWRPEEYWKSGTKVTLDADLNGIDSGAGGWFVRDYTTTFTIGRSQVVKVDLDSHRLRLLRDGQQVANLPMSAGTPGGEKASWRGRTVLMAKEGTINMRSETVGLGDAYDKMVDYSMRLTWSGMYAHAAPWNAAYFGRANHSSGCVGMSDADAKAVYDQVQVGDPFEITGSDAKGTQALNNGYGEWNLSWADWQGKSALR